From one Mycobacterium colombiense CECT 3035 genomic stretch:
- a CDS encoding PPE family protein translates to MVLDFAGVPPEITSSLMYAGAGSGPLMAAATAYANLSAEISSTASQWESIISLLTTEQWTGAGSAAAAAAAQPIVTYLTETAAALEQASTQATASAAAYEAAFAATVPPPVIAANRSLLATLVATNFLGVNSAAIAATEAQYAEMWVQDATMMATYQAASAAAGTLQPVTPLTSTTNPATAAAVDNSALAANSTGGTAQALAAPLAAAPAAVDPSLPFQTTGILSSIDNFLGTPSVLNGINGAVNTGAWFTMNAIPTGVSLGHTLSAAAPAAAVSDVAPAGLAGVTEGAMVSAVTPAGGLGAAASASVGGASSVGGLSVPASWSTAAPATAAASAAAPLEGSGWTVASEAASAEPVTAMPGMPGMAAAAKGAGAYGAGPRYGFKPIVMPKQVVV, encoded by the coding sequence ATGGTTCTTGATTTTGCGGGTGTACCACCGGAGATCACTTCGTCGCTCATGTACGCGGGCGCGGGCTCGGGGCCGCTGATGGCCGCGGCCACGGCGTACGCCAACCTGTCCGCCGAGATCAGCTCGACGGCCAGCCAGTGGGAGTCGATCATCTCGTTGCTGACCACCGAGCAGTGGACGGGTGCCGGGTCGGCCGCCGCTGCGGCGGCGGCGCAGCCCATCGTCACGTACCTCACCGAGACGGCGGCGGCGCTCGAGCAGGCCAGCACGCAGGCCACCGCGTCGGCGGCCGCGTATGAGGCGGCTTTCGCCGCGACGGTGCCCCCGCCGGTGATCGCGGCCAACAGGTCGCTGCTGGCGACGCTCGTCGCGACGAACTTCCTGGGCGTCAACTCGGCCGCGATCGCCGCGACCGAGGCCCAGTACGCCGAGATGTGGGTCCAGGACGCCACCATGATGGCCACCTACCAGGCGGCCTCGGCGGCGGCGGGCACCCTGCAGCCGGTGACGCCGCTGACGTCGACCACCAACCCGGCCACCGCCGCGGCCGTCGACAACAGCGCCCTCGCCGCCAACTCCACGGGCGGCACCGCCCAAGCGCTCGCAGCTCCCCTCGCCGCAGCGCCCGCGGCCGTCGACCCGAGCCTGCCGTTCCAGACCACCGGCATCCTGTCCTCGATCGACAACTTCCTGGGCACACCGTCGGTCCTCAACGGCATCAACGGCGCGGTCAACACCGGAGCCTGGTTCACCATGAACGCGATTCCCACCGGGGTGTCGCTGGGGCACACGCTGTCCGCCGCGGCCCCCGCGGCCGCGGTCAGCGACGTGGCGCCGGCCGGTCTGGCCGGTGTCACGGAGGGCGCCATGGTGAGCGCGGTGACGCCCGCGGGCGGGCTGGGCGCGGCGGCGTCGGCGAGCGTCGGCGGAGCCTCCTCGGTCGGCGGCCTGTCGGTTCCGGCAAGTTGGTCCACGGCCGCGCCCGCGACCGCCGCGGCTTCGGCGGCGGCCCCGCTGGAGGGCTCCGGCTGGACCGTGGCCTCCGAGGCCGCCTCCGCCGAGCCTGTCACCGCGATGCCCGGCATGCCCGGGATGGCGGCGGCGGCAAAGGGCGCCGGCGCGTACGGCGCCGGGCCTCGGTACGGCTTCAAGCCGATCGTCATGCCCAAACAGGTTGTCGTCTGA
- a CDS encoding methyltransferase gives MTEDPRGDGVSRQYDRWEYPPPVTDLAAWTTNHWDWFDPYWAHRMLWPDREYQADLDILVAGCGTFQAAVLAYMNRGAKVVAIDVSRSALQHHRQLKDRHGLDNLELRLLAVEEVPALSRDFDLIVSSGVLHHTADPLAGLTALGRCLRPDGVLGVMLYAKYGRIGVEMLESAFRDLGLTQDDASVRLVVEAIATLPADHPVRPYLHSARDLTSSGALVDTFLHARQRSYTVDECLQLVDSAGLAFQGWLRNAPYYPHDFVAPAGQFQALLNRLPDARLWSVMERLQPANATHFFLACRPDRPKAQYAIDFSATACLGYVPLLRTACLLSGDTIQLPGATLKLDPAQLPFVQLVDGRRTIGEIIDGVARRDDVGPEERPRVQDFGLTLFRSLWRLDFLAMALNAVPSA, from the coding sequence GTGACCGAGGATCCGCGGGGCGACGGCGTCTCCCGCCAATACGATCGGTGGGAATATCCGCCCCCGGTAACCGATCTCGCGGCGTGGACCACGAACCACTGGGATTGGTTCGACCCTTACTGGGCGCACCGGATGTTGTGGCCCGACCGGGAATACCAGGCGGACTTGGACATCCTGGTGGCGGGATGCGGCACCTTCCAGGCGGCCGTGTTGGCCTACATGAACCGGGGAGCGAAGGTCGTGGCGATCGACGTCAGCCGGTCGGCCCTGCAGCATCATCGGCAGCTCAAAGACCGGCACGGCCTGGACAACCTCGAACTGCGGCTGCTTGCGGTCGAAGAGGTGCCGGCGCTGTCGCGCGACTTCGACCTCATCGTGTCCAGCGGCGTCCTGCACCACACGGCCGATCCCCTGGCGGGGTTGACGGCACTCGGCCGGTGTCTGCGGCCGGACGGGGTGCTGGGCGTCATGCTCTACGCCAAGTACGGCCGGATCGGGGTCGAGATGCTCGAATCCGCGTTCCGCGACCTTGGCCTGACCCAGGACGACGCCTCGGTGCGGCTGGTCGTCGAGGCGATCGCGACGCTACCGGCCGACCACCCCGTCCGCCCCTATCTGCACAGCGCGCGCGATCTGACGTCGTCGGGCGCGCTCGTGGACACCTTCCTGCACGCCCGCCAGCGCAGCTACACCGTCGACGAATGCCTGCAGTTGGTCGACTCCGCCGGGCTGGCGTTTCAGGGCTGGCTGCGCAACGCACCGTATTACCCGCACGACTTCGTCGCGCCGGCCGGCCAGTTCCAGGCGCTGCTCAACCGGCTTCCCGATGCCAGGCTGTGGTCGGTGATGGAGCGGCTGCAACCGGCGAACGCCACCCATTTCTTCCTCGCCTGCCGCCCGGACCGCCCGAAGGCGCAGTACGCGATCGACTTCTCGGCGACGGCCTGCCTCGGCTACGTCCCGCTGCTACGCACGGCCTGCCTGTTGTCCGGCGACACCATTCAGTTGCCCGGCGCGACGCTGAAGCTCGACCCGGCCCAGCTGCCCTTCGTCCAGCTCGTCGACGGCCGCCGGACCATCGGGGAGATCATCGACGGCGTGGCCCGGCGCGACGACGTCGGACCGGAGGAGAGGCCACGCGTGCAGGACTTCGGGCTGACGCTGTTCCGCTCGTTGTGGCGCCTGGATTTCCTGGCGATGGCGTTGAACGCCGTTCCGTCCGCGTAG
- a CDS encoding WXG100 family type VII secretion target, translating into MATRFMTDPHEMRAMAGRFEVHAQTVEDEARKMWASSMNIAGSGWSGQAQATSYDTMGQVNQAFRNIVNMLHGVRDGLIRDANNYEQQEQASQQILSS; encoded by the coding sequence ATGGCAACACGTTTTATGACCGACCCGCACGAGATGCGGGCGATGGCGGGCCGCTTCGAGGTGCACGCCCAGACCGTTGAGGACGAGGCTCGCAAGATGTGGGCGTCGTCGATGAACATCGCCGGCTCGGGCTGGAGCGGTCAGGCCCAGGCCACCTCGTACGACACCATGGGTCAGGTCAACCAGGCCTTCCGCAACATCGTCAACATGCTCCACGGGGTGCGCGACGGGCTGATCCGCGACGCGAACAACTACGAGCAGCAAGAGCAGGCCTCGCAGCAAATCCTCAGCAGCTAG
- a CDS encoding sensor histidine kinase — protein MTPDPDTTSGRFPRWFPHSLRRQLLVGVLAVVSVVLVTVGIVSVLSLRGYVNAMSDADVAESLDALSHQYAKYRNGEHVSSRPGSPPIAQAMLEFTGQTPGNLIAVLHNGTVIGSAVFSEDEPKPAPADVVRDLQAQTWSDGPPRTETLGRLGPYRIDSTVAGSDVLVVGTSQNLADRIIARKQVTTIGLTAAALALTAALTVWVVGYTLRPLRRLAAVAADVAAMPLTGDEHRISARVPPQDTDPQNEVGIVGHTLNRLLDNVDSALAHRVESDLRMRQFITDASHELRTPLAAIQGYAELTRQDSSALPPTTEYALARIESEARRMALLVDELLLLSRLGEGQDLESEDVDLAEVVGNAVNDATVAASTHQWVKDLPDEPVWVRGDHARLHQLVSNLLSNARVHTPPGVTVTTGITCHRGAPDGPFAELTVIDDGPGIDPEILPNLFGRFVRADKSRSDGSGHGLGLAIVSSIVKAHRGSVTAESNENCTVFRVRLPLISRSDKSPR, from the coding sequence ATGACGCCAGACCCAGACACCACATCCGGGCGTTTTCCGCGGTGGTTCCCCCATTCGCTGCGCCGCCAACTGCTGGTTGGCGTGTTGGCCGTGGTCAGCGTGGTGCTGGTGACGGTCGGGATCGTCTCGGTGCTGAGCCTGCGCGGCTATGTCAATGCCATGAGCGATGCCGACGTCGCCGAGTCCCTGGACGCGCTGAGCCACCAGTACGCCAAATACCGCAACGGGGAACATGTTTCGTCGCGACCCGGTAGCCCGCCGATTGCTCAGGCGATGCTGGAGTTCACCGGGCAGACGCCGGGGAACCTGATCGCCGTGCTGCACAACGGCACCGTGATCGGGTCGGCTGTCTTCTCCGAAGACGAACCCAAGCCCGCGCCGGCCGACGTCGTCCGCGACCTGCAAGCGCAGACGTGGAGCGACGGGCCGCCACGCACCGAAACCCTCGGCAGGCTGGGGCCTTACCGCATCGACAGCACCGTCGCCGGGTCCGACGTACTGGTGGTCGGGACGTCGCAGAACCTCGCCGACCGGATCATCGCCCGCAAACAGGTCACCACCATCGGACTGACCGCGGCGGCTTTGGCGCTGACCGCCGCCCTCACCGTGTGGGTGGTCGGGTACACCCTCCGTCCGTTGCGCCGGCTCGCGGCCGTTGCCGCCGACGTCGCCGCCATGCCGCTCACCGGCGACGAGCACCGGATCAGCGCCCGGGTGCCACCGCAAGACACCGATCCGCAGAATGAGGTCGGGATCGTCGGCCACACGTTGAATCGCTTGCTGGACAACGTCGATAGCGCGCTGGCGCATCGGGTCGAGTCCGACCTGCGGATGCGGCAGTTCATCACCGACGCCAGTCACGAACTGCGGACACCGCTGGCGGCCATCCAGGGCTACGCCGAACTCACCCGCCAGGACAGTTCGGCGCTGCCGCCGACCACCGAATACGCGTTGGCCCGCATCGAGTCCGAGGCTCGGCGGATGGCCCTGCTGGTCGACGAGTTGCTCCTGCTTTCCCGACTGGGCGAAGGCCAAGACCTCGAGTCCGAAGACGTCGACCTGGCCGAGGTGGTCGGCAATGCGGTGAACGACGCGACGGTGGCTGCCTCGACGCATCAGTGGGTCAAAGACCTGCCGGACGAGCCGGTGTGGGTGCGGGGAGACCACGCGCGGCTGCATCAGCTGGTCAGCAATCTGCTCAGCAACGCCCGGGTGCACACACCACCCGGCGTCACGGTGACCACCGGGATCACCTGCCACCGCGGCGCTCCCGACGGGCCATTCGCGGAATTGACCGTCATCGACGACGGCCCGGGCATCGATCCCGAGATCCTGCCCAATCTGTTCGGGCGCTTCGTCCGGGCGGACAAGTCGAGATCCGACGGTTCGGGTCATGGACTGGGGCTGGCCATCGTCAGTTCGATCGTCAAGGCCCATCGGGGTTCGGTGACCGCCGAATCCAACGAGAACTGCACGGTTTTCCGGGTGCGGCTGCCGTTGATCTCGCGCTCCGACAAATCACCACGCTGA
- a CDS encoding PPE family protein: MDFGALPPEVNSGRMYLGPGPGTLLAAAAAWDALAAELSAAAGGYESVITTLTNEWLGPTSMAMAAAVAPYVLWLRATAEQCEQSAIQGSAATAAFETAYAMTVPPPLIAANRAQLMTLVATNFLGQNTPAIMATEAQYSEMWAQDAAAMYTYAASSATAATFSAFTPPPQTSNPSGAAGQAGAVAQATASQAGSHAQTASTHALSSVPQALQSLSTPGSSSSTGLAPAAVGTGTSLGSSGTSAPISALSSLSGTSKGATKGASTGLGAVQGVGSALGGATGSGETAGLASDAIGLGSDFAGLGADGAGLGGDGAGVGMDVYGLGLDMEGAGSIIGAEGGAVPGLGNVGDMGPLGNLGPVGGLGATASASVGQASPLGTLSVPPAWAETVSSVAPLPAFDAPAPGPVGALPSPATGTGLSKLPLGAMVGRESDAGVHRIGLRPSLFPRSPVAG, translated from the coding sequence ATGGATTTTGGCGCATTGCCCCCAGAGGTCAACTCCGGCCGCATGTATCTGGGGCCGGGGCCCGGGACACTACTGGCCGCCGCGGCGGCATGGGACGCACTGGCCGCTGAGCTGAGCGCCGCCGCCGGTGGCTACGAGTCGGTGATCACGACGCTGACCAACGAGTGGCTGGGGCCGACCTCGATGGCGATGGCGGCGGCGGTCGCGCCCTACGTTTTGTGGCTGCGCGCCACCGCCGAACAATGCGAGCAGTCGGCCATCCAGGGCTCCGCCGCCACGGCCGCGTTCGAAACCGCGTACGCGATGACGGTGCCACCGCCGCTCATCGCCGCCAATCGCGCTCAGCTGATGACGCTGGTCGCGACGAACTTCCTGGGGCAGAACACGCCCGCGATCATGGCAACCGAGGCGCAGTACAGCGAAATGTGGGCCCAGGATGCTGCCGCGATGTATACCTACGCCGCAAGTTCGGCGACCGCCGCGACGTTCAGCGCGTTCACGCCGCCCCCGCAGACGTCCAACCCGAGCGGGGCGGCCGGTCAGGCGGGCGCGGTCGCTCAGGCGACCGCCAGCCAGGCCGGCAGCCATGCCCAGACGGCGTCGACGCACGCGCTGTCATCGGTTCCCCAAGCGCTGCAAAGCCTCTCGACTCCGGGGTCATCGTCGAGCACTGGCCTGGCGCCCGCCGCGGTGGGCACCGGTACGTCGCTGGGGTCGTCGGGAACCTCCGCCCCCATCAGCGCGCTGTCCAGCCTGTCCGGCACCAGCAAAGGCGCCACCAAGGGCGCGAGCACCGGGTTGGGGGCGGTTCAGGGCGTCGGCTCCGCCCTCGGCGGCGCCACCGGGTCCGGCGAAACCGCCGGCCTGGCCTCGGACGCGATTGGCCTGGGCTCCGATTTCGCCGGCCTGGGTGCCGACGGCGCCGGATTGGGCGGCGACGGCGCCGGGGTCGGCATGGACGTGTACGGCCTGGGACTCGACATGGAGGGCGCGGGTTCGATCATCGGGGCCGAAGGGGGCGCGGTCCCGGGCCTGGGGAACGTCGGCGACATGGGCCCCCTGGGAAACCTCGGGCCGGTGGGCGGCCTCGGTGCCACCGCCTCGGCGAGTGTGGGCCAGGCGTCGCCGCTCGGCACCCTGTCGGTGCCCCCGGCATGGGCCGAGACGGTGTCGTCGGTGGCGCCGCTGCCGGCGTTCGATGCCCCTGCTCCCGGACCGGTGGGCGCATTGCCGTCGCCTGCGACCGGCACGGGCCTGTCCAAGCTGCCGCTGGGCGCGATGGTCGGCCGCGAGTCCGACGCCGGGGTGCACCGAATCGGGTTGCGGCCCTCGCTGTTTCCGCGTTCGCCGGTGGCCGGGTAA
- a CDS encoding potassium-transporting ATPase subunit F yields the protein MNYQNAVGLALSIVIALYLGGALLFPERF from the coding sequence GTGAACTACCAGAATGCGGTCGGCTTGGCGCTTTCCATCGTCATCGCGCTCTACCTCGGGGGCGCCCTGCTGTTCCCGGAGAGGTTCTAG
- a CDS encoding response regulator transcription factor — MTAMSGYSGAQRPRQAILGQLPRIYRADGSPIRVLLVDDEPALTNLVKMALHYEGWVVDIAHNGREAMAKFDRVSPDVLVLDIMLPDVDGLRILERVRQSDAYTPTLFLTARDSVMDRVTGLTAGADDYMTKPFSLEELVARLRGLLRRSGQQPTPTAETLKVGDLKVDSASREVTRDGEPISLSSTEFELLRFLMRNPRRALSRTEILDRVWNYDFAGRTSIVDLYISYLRKKIDSGREPMIHTVRGVGYMLRSAE; from the coding sequence ATGACCGCAATGTCGGGTTACTCAGGCGCGCAGCGCCCACGTCAGGCCATCCTGGGGCAGCTGCCCAGGATCTATCGTGCCGACGGGTCCCCCATCAGGGTTTTGCTGGTCGACGACGAGCCTGCGCTGACCAACCTGGTGAAGATGGCGCTGCACTACGAAGGCTGGGTTGTCGACATCGCCCACAACGGGCGCGAGGCCATGGCCAAGTTCGACCGGGTCAGCCCCGACGTCCTGGTCCTCGACATCATGCTTCCCGACGTCGACGGATTACGAATCCTGGAACGCGTCCGCCAATCCGATGCCTACACACCCACGCTCTTCCTCACCGCGCGCGACTCGGTGATGGACCGCGTCACCGGCCTGACCGCGGGCGCCGACGACTACATGACCAAGCCGTTCAGCCTCGAGGAGCTGGTCGCCCGACTGCGTGGGTTGCTCCGCCGCTCCGGCCAGCAGCCCACGCCGACGGCCGAAACCCTCAAGGTCGGCGACCTCAAGGTGGACAGCGCCAGCCGGGAAGTCACCCGTGATGGCGAACCGATATCGCTGTCCTCCACCGAATTCGAATTGCTGCGCTTCCTCATGCGCAATCCCCGCCGCGCGTTGAGCCGCACCGAGATCCTGGACCGTGTCTGGAATTACGACTTCGCCGGCCGCACCAGCATCGTGGATCTCTACATCTCGTACCTGAGGAAGAAGATCGACTCGGGCCGGGAGCCGATGATTCATACCGTCCGCGGGGTGGGGTACATGCTGCGGTCCGCGGAATGA
- a CDS encoding WXG100 family type VII secretion target: MSINYQFGDVDAHGALIRAQAASLEAEHQAIVRDVLAAGDFWGGAGSVACQEFITQLGRNFQVIYEQANSHGQKVQSAGSNMASTDSAVGSSWA, from the coding sequence ATGAGCATCAATTACCAGTTCGGCGATGTAGACGCCCACGGCGCGTTGATCCGCGCCCAGGCCGCGTCCTTGGAGGCCGAGCACCAGGCCATCGTTCGCGATGTGCTTGCTGCCGGCGACTTCTGGGGCGGTGCGGGTTCGGTGGCATGCCAAGAGTTCATCACCCAGTTGGGTCGCAACTTCCAGGTCATCTACGAGCAGGCCAACTCCCACGGGCAGAAGGTCCAGTCCGCGGGCAGCAACATGGCCAGCACCGACAGCGCCGTCGGGTCCAGCTGGGCCTGA
- a CDS encoding PE/PPE C-terminal domain-containing protein, with product MSFLTTQTEEMLAAEQLLSGINTNLAAQNAGAAAATTFVAPAAADPVSAQQSALFSTYGTTYQTLAAQAQAQLEQYASTLGISSNSYGDTETVNAAQAVLSNSNLAASPLAAAAATPSNTPLDFLSYLLGSTGNGTNPSMLGGIFGLSSNGANILNIGAGNWASAGSDLLGMAGGGLLPAAASDTGDAAAAAGAADLAASTTPVSPGVAGMGAMPAAAMGQATMVSKLSVPPTWAGAVTPVAGTVAAPLQTVGWTAAAPQAGAGTVVPGMPGMGAMARNSAGFGAPRYGVKPIVMPKASTL from the coding sequence ATGTCTTTTTTGACAACGCAAACTGAAGAGATGTTAGCCGCAGAGCAACTGCTCAGCGGGATCAACACCAATCTGGCGGCGCAGAACGCGGGCGCGGCCGCCGCGACGACCTTCGTCGCCCCCGCGGCCGCCGACCCGGTTTCGGCCCAGCAGTCGGCCCTCTTCTCGACCTACGGCACCACCTACCAGACGCTCGCGGCGCAAGCCCAGGCGCAGCTGGAGCAGTACGCGAGCACCCTGGGGATCAGCTCCAACAGCTACGGCGACACCGAGACCGTCAACGCGGCCCAGGCCGTGCTGTCGAATTCGAACCTCGCGGCGAGTCCGCTGGCGGCCGCCGCGGCCACACCGTCGAACACTCCCCTCGACTTCCTTTCGTACCTCCTCGGCAGCACCGGCAACGGCACGAACCCGAGCATGCTGGGCGGAATCTTCGGCCTGTCCAGCAACGGCGCCAACATCCTGAACATCGGCGCCGGGAACTGGGCATCGGCCGGGTCCGACCTGCTCGGCATGGCCGGTGGTGGTCTGCTTCCCGCCGCCGCCTCCGACACCGGTGACGCCGCCGCCGCGGCCGGCGCCGCCGACCTCGCCGCGTCGACGACCCCGGTCAGCCCGGGCGTGGCCGGCATGGGCGCGATGCCGGCGGCCGCGATGGGCCAGGCGACCATGGTCAGCAAGCTCTCGGTGCCGCCCACCTGGGCCGGTGCCGTCACCCCCGTGGCGGGCACCGTCGCCGCACCGCTACAGACGGTGGGCTGGACCGCCGCGGCGCCGCAGGCCGGTGCGGGAACGGTGGTACCGGGCATGCCGGGCATGGGCGCGATGGCCCGCAACAGCGCCGGCTTCGGCGCCCCGCGCTACGGCGTCAAACCGATCGTCATGCCCAAGGCGTCGACCCTCTAG
- a CDS encoding DUF732 domain-containing protein, with product MKITARLSGPIAVGLAAFVVLATAPTANADPADDNFLRALTQRGLSWPGGNDQTMINVGHAVCADWAGGDTMAQTVDDVQKALGVSTNGAGTVIGAATASYCPEFRSKM from the coding sequence ATGAAGATCACGGCACGGTTGAGCGGCCCGATCGCTGTCGGCCTGGCCGCCTTCGTCGTCCTCGCCACCGCTCCCACCGCGAACGCCGACCCGGCTGACGACAACTTCCTGCGCGCGCTGACCCAGCGGGGACTGAGCTGGCCCGGCGGCAATGACCAAACGATGATCAACGTCGGGCATGCGGTGTGCGCGGACTGGGCGGGCGGCGACACGATGGCCCAGACCGTCGACGACGTGCAGAAGGCGCTCGGGGTGAGCACCAACGGGGCCGGCACGGTGATCGGGGCGGCGACGGCGTCGTACTGCCCCGAATTCCGCAGCAAGATGTAG
- a CDS encoding potassium ABC transporter ATPase: MGVVVYLVLTVAVFAVLGLAQKLVERL; the protein is encoded by the coding sequence ATGGGCGTGGTGGTGTATCTCGTGCTGACCGTGGCGGTGTTCGCCGTGCTCGGCCTGGCTCAGAAGTTGGTCGAGCGGTTGTGA